The genomic region GTAGAGAGGAGCCCTGCTCATACCTAATTCTCATCAAGGCCGCCCTCCGGCACATAGTCGGTAAGGCCCATCGCCCTGATTTGCACGGCTGCCTCCTCGGGCGTATCGTCAACGAGCACTTTGCCATCCTTAAGCAGTACGATCCTGTCGCAGTATTTGTAGACTGAATCGATGTCATGCGAGACCAGGATGATGGCCTTGCCATCCTCTTTCAGGCGTAAAAGCTCGGCGCGCATGCGGGCCACGTTGGCGTAGTCCTGCCCCACGAAAGGCTCGTCGAGCAGGATAAGCGCAGGGCCATGCGGCAGGATCGAGCACAGGTTCAGCCTGCGCTTCTCGCCGAAGCTCAGGCCCAGAGGATGTGCCTTCGCATAGCAGGCCAGCCCGTAGCGCTCAAGCGCCCCCATCACCAGCGTCTCATGCCCGCCCAATCCCAGGTTCCTTGAGGCGAACGCGGCCTCATCATACACCGTTTTCTCGAAGATCTGGTGGTTCGGGTTCTGGAACACCAGCCCGCAGCGCCTCGCCATCCCCGAAGCCCTCGCCCTCGCGGGGTCAAGGCCGAGCACGGTAACCTTCCCGGAGTCGTACCCGTGAAGCCCCATGAGGATTCTGAGGAGCGTCGTCTTCCCCGACCCGTTAGGGCCTATGATGCCCAGGACCTCCGAAGGGTATGCCTTCAGGTCGACGCCGTGGAGCACCTCGACTCCGCCGTATGAGGCTCGAAGGCCGGACACCTCGACTGCCGGCTTTCTATCTCCCGCAGGCTTAGGCCTGGCATGCATCGGCCGCCCGTAATTACGGCAAATGGCGTCATCGGGCACGCCGTCGGCGACGACCCGGCCAGAGTCCATGACTACAAGCCTGTCTGCCAGCCTCATGAGCCTATTCAGCTTATGCTCGATCACTATGATAGTCATCCCCGTCTCAGCCCTCAAGCGCTCGATGGCCGACAGGACCGAGGAGGCGCAGGACGGGTCGAGGCTCGACGTGGGCTCATCCAGGATGAGCGCCTTAGGGCGCATGGCAAGCATCGAGGCAATGGCCACCCGCTGCTTCTCGCCGCCTGAAAGCTCGTATACCTGCCTGTCCTTGAGGTGGATGGCCCCGACAAGGGCTAATGACTCATCTACCCTTTTTAGCACCTCTTCGACGCCTAACCCCAGGTTCTCGGGGCCGAAGGACACCTCGTCGCTCACGTTCAGCGTGCATAGCTGTGACTCAGGGTCCTGCTGCACGATACAAATCGTAGAGGCCAGCTCTGAAAGGCTGGCCTCAGCAGTCGACCGGCCGTCCACGGTCACCGAGCCCTGCATCCGTCCCTGGAAAACGTGGGGGATGTATCCGCCCATCGCCAGCGCCAGAGTGGACTTGCCGCACCCGGAGGGGCCTGTTATGGCGACAAACTCCCCATCCCCTATGTCCAGGCTAACCCTGTCAAGCGCCTTCCTTTCGGAGCTGAAAAATGAGAAGGACAGGCCTTTTACTGATATCATGCACTATCAGGTGACCTCGATCGAAGTGACCATTTCCACCCACTTCCCGCCGGGGTACCCCTTCGCCACGACCCTCACCGTATCATTATCGTTAATGAGGATGACGTCGTCGGATGCTGTTATGTTGGACAGCTCGAACGCCTGCCTGTACCCATCTGACGCTGAGATGGTTATCTGGGTGGCGCCGCCTTTGACGCCCGCATCCTTAAGCACCGCCCTGAGCGGCACGCCGGTATAATCCCTGGCCGGCAGGTGAGTGACCTCGCCGTCCAGCCTGGCGTTTATCGTCACCATCTTATCCTTATAATCGTTCAAATCATAGGTCCCGGGCCTTTCTACCTGCCCCTTAACCTCAAACGTCAGCCCCTTCTGTGAGGCGCAGCCCAGGGCCGCAGCCGATATCACTATCAACGCGAGCATTATGCCAGCTCTTTTCATCATCGCACCTCAATACACCTTTATCATTTTCAGCCCGCTCACCCATAGCTGTCCCGGGTATCCCCTGGCGACGAGCCGGAGGGAGCCGTCCTCCTGCGCTATAATCAGGTCGTCATCCTCCATGGCCTCCGATACGTTTAGCGTCTGCGTATAGCCGTCGGAGCCTACGAAGTCTACCATTGTGGCATCCGGCCCTATTCGGGCATCCTCTAGCACATATCGTACTGGCAGGCCCGTGTAGTTCTGCGCTGGCAGGTGCGTGACCGCCCCATCAAGCCTGGCGTTTATCGTCACAAAGTAGGGGGAGTATGCGGGCTGGTAATAGTCCTTAGCGTACGCAACGTCGCCCATCACCGTGAACTGAAGCGGGTCACCCTTGAGGCGTACCAATGCAAAATAGTATATCGCTGAGAAGGCGATGGCAAGCACAAACAGTACCGCCAGCGCCCTGGCCAGGGTGAACCTGGAGGCCTTTTTTTGTTTTATCTCCCTACGCACAATCCCTGCGTCCTCGAGGCTGTCTACTATACCGATGCCGAAATACCCTGCGAATACCGCCCCGGAAAAGATCGAGAGAAGGCTGACCGCCCCAAATAAGAAGACGTTATCAAACACCTGGTTAGCCAATTGCTGGGCAAGCACGTATGCGAAAGCCCCCATAGCCCCGCCAGCCATGTAAGAAAGGCCCCTATACTTCTTAAAGGGCCAGAAGCCTATCTCGGTAAAGATGCCCTCGACCAGCGAGAAGAATGCCACGAACAGGCCCAGGTGGCTCCCCGAGATGAACTCTACAAAGCCCTTGAGCGCCCCTCCCAGGATGCCCGAGCCCTTTTTACCGGTAAGGGCCAGGATGAGGATGAGCCAGAGTATGTGGAGGCCTGCGACGACCTGCCCCGCCCCATATGGCACGCCCACAAGCCGGTTGATGACGTTGGCAAGATAGCCTACGTAGGTTGACATCACGCCCCCAAGCGATGCCAGGATGGCTATCGTCAAAAGGTCCCTGGTCGTGAAATAGTACTTCGGAGCCATGCTACACCGTAATTTATTTTAGTTAACAATGATTTTTTATGTAATCGGTTATAATCCAGGAAGAGAATATAAAGCTTTTGAGGGGTCGCCAATGGATGCTTTAATGCTGGGATGTGCCGGGGCGTTTCTCGCGTTCATGCTTGCCGCAGGTAAAGGGCGGTTGCCCAGGTATTTCTCCTTCGCAGGATGCTTGCTCTTATTTGCGTCGCTGGGCATGAGGTGGTACATGCTGGGCAGGCCGCCGTGGGCGACGCTGTATGAGACGGCGGCTATATTGGCCCTGGTTACCGGGATAGCTGCCGCATACTGGTACATGAAAGGAGAGACTCGGGCGCTATACACGCCCCTGGCGGCTATCACCGTGCTAATCACCGCATTCTCGGCCGCCTCGTGGAAAGATGGCATGGCCATATCGCCAGCGCTAGACAGCGGATGGCTCCTAATACACGTGCCGTTGGCCATCCTTTCGTACGGCATGTTCGCCATATCATGCGTTGCATCTATAGCCCTCATAGCTCTCTGTATCCTTAATGGCAAAGATGAGCAGGCCCTAAAAAAGCTTGATTCAGTATCCCATGCATGCATAGCCGTCGGCCTGGCGCTCCTGATGGCCGGCATCATCATGGGCGCCCTATGGGCTAAGGCCGCGTGGGGTTCCTATTGGTCCTGGGACCCCAAGGAGACCTGGTCTCTCATCACGGCGGCCATATACGCAGCATACCTCATCGTAAGAAAAACAGGAATAAGTGCAGAGGACGCCGCTTTCCTCTCCTTATTGGGCTTCATGGCCATGCTGTTCACGTACCTTGGAGTATCATACATCATACCAGGGCTGCACAGCTATGCCTAGCTCATCAGTGTCTCGAAAGCCCTCGCCTTACGCAGGAACACGTCCGCCTCCTCGTAGCGCCCGAGGGCGTGAAGGATGACCGCCTTATTGACGTAGGCATCGGCGTACCTGTTATCTATAGCGATTGCCGCCTCGATGCACTTCAGCGCCTCCTCGTCCCGGCCCAGGCCATACAACGCTATTCCCTTATTATTCAAGGCCTCCTTGTCCACCGGGTTAAGCTTCAAAACCTGGTCAAAGCACTTGATGGCATCCTCGTTCCTGCCACAGCCCACGAACATTATGCCCTTATAGTTTATCGCATCCCTGTACTCAGGATCTATCGCCAGAATGGCGTCGAGCAAGCGTATGACCTCATTAAAATGTTCAATAGCCCTCCCATAGTCCTCGGACTCGCCTATCTCGAACGACTCGTTCTTAGACACCGCCGCCCTGAACATCTCATCCAGATCCGCCTTGCCCTGCGCGGCCTTCTTCCTGGCCGGCGCCTTCTCTGCCTTTGCCGACTTTTTCTCCTTAGCCATGTTCCCACCCACTTTCTATCCTAGTTAATAAGCCATATGGCATAAACCTTCCCGATGCCTTTTGCAAAGCCCGCATTGCCATAAAAAACATCTATAGCCTCAAAAAGCCCTTCATTTAGCATAACTTATATATAGAGCGGTTTTTAACTAATATGTAATCAAATAATCCCCTATTTTCGAGATAGGAGGTGGAATATGATGAAAGAGCTTCCCGTTGCTTCAGTTGACAGGATTATAAGGAATGCGGGCGCTGACAGGGTCAGCGAGGACGCCAAGGAGGCGCTGGCCGCCATACTCGAGGACTACGGCATGAAGGTCTCGGTTGAGGCGATAAAGCTGTGTAAGCATGCTGGCCGTAAGACCGTCAAGGAAGAGGACATCAAGCTGGCTTCGCAGAGGCTTCACTAAGGCGGGGCCGCTTTTCTTTTTATATTGTTTTAGCTTGAATGCCTTTTTTCTATGCCTTTAATCAGCGCCGTTATGGTATCGTTGCGCGGCGTAGGGATTCCGGCAGCCCGGCCAAGCTCGCAAACCTTACCATTCAAGGCGTCTATCTCAGTCCTCTTGCCCCTCGTGACGTCCTGGAGCATGGAGGAGCGGTTGTTGTAGGTATCCCTCATGACCTTGAAGGCGTTCTCCACCGGGTCGATGCTGGTTTTTATGCCGAGGGCCTTTGATACCATGCTCGCCTCGTCCACGATTTCCGCCGCAAGGGCCTCTAGCTCGGGTATCTCGAGTATGGCTCCATTGTTAAGGCCGGTGAGGGCCGTTATGGGGTTTATGGCGATGTTGGCGTACAATTTTTCCCATTGGGCAGCTCTTATGTCCGGCGTGATGCGCGCCATCAATCCGGCCTTCTCGAGGGCTTCCTTTGCCACGTCCAGCCTTTTCTGCACTTCCGGCTCGACGGAGCCCAGCACGGTCTCGGTGTAGCCCGACAGCCTCACCTTTCCAGGCTCCAGGAAGGTAACTCCGCTATACGACACTCCTGCCGCCACATGGCCCTTCCCCAGTATGGATGCGGCCATCTCGTCGCCGCCCAGCCCGTTGTGGATGACGACGACCAGCGTGTCGGGCTCTACATGGATGCCTCTGGCAGCGGAGCCAATATCATAAGTTTTTACAGTGACGAAAATAAGGTCGGATGGTGGAGGCCTGGCCGCTATCCTGGGATGAGCAGTCCTTTCGAGCAGGCCCGTCACATGGACGCCCCTGCCCAATGCCTCTACGTCTCTCTCGCGGCACACCAGCGTGACGTCCTGCCCCGATGACGAGAGCATGGCGCTGTAAAAGGTTCCAAGCGCGCCCGCGCCAATGACCGAAATCCTCATACCTATAAAGTAAGCCTGGGCAATATTAAGGCTTTACGGCATCTTTAATGGCCTCAAAGCGTTTCGCCAGCCTCTCAAGGACGCTTTCCCTCGCCTCCACGCTCACCTTAATGTGGCCCCCATCGTATTTAACATGATGGACGACGGCGTTGTCGTGCAGCCACGAAAGCGTGGACAGGCCCTCCTCGGTGTGGGGCAGCACGACCTCGGCAAACGTCCACTTCGGCAAATACTTGCCCACCTTCTTCTTAAGCTCGTCAAGCCCTTCGCCAGTCTTCGCCGATATGGCCACAGGATGAGGCGCGAGGTGCACGATGGCACGCTTACGCTCCTCAAGCTCTTCTCTCGATATCAAGTCGCACTTATTCAAGGCGGTGATGACCGGCACCGGCCCCATCTCATCCCACAGCGTGTCGTGGCATGTCACCAGCTTCTCAACGAGCGCCTCAGGCGGCTCGCTCGCGTCCACCACGAGTATGATTAAATCCGCCAGATAGATCTCCTCAAGGGTAGACCGGAACGCCTCCACCATGAAGTGCGGCAAATCCTTTATAAAGCCAACCGTGTCGGTGAGAAGCGCCCTACGCTGCCCTATCTCGAGTAGTCTCGTAGTTGGCACCAGCGTGGTGAAAAGCTGGTCCTTCGCGGCCACCGACTCGCCCACCAGGGCGTTCATAAGGGTGCTCTTGCCCGCGTTCGTGTACCCGGCCAGGGCCACCAGGTCGAAGCCTTTCTCCTTCCTCTGCTTCCTCGTCTCGTGCTGCCGTTTTCTTATCACCTCGAGCTCTGCCTGTATCTTCGCGATGCGTCCCGTTATCTCGCTCTCATAGACGTCTGCCTGGTACCTGCCCAGGCCCCTGAAGCCAGGCTGCTCGCCCCTCTTCGCGAGCGTGACCTTCATCCGGGCCTTGGGCCTCTCATAGATTAGCCGGGCCAGCTCCACCTGTAGCTTTGCCTCCCTCGTCCTGGCACGATTGGCGAAGATCTCCAGAATTAAGTTAAAGCGGTCGATGACCTCGACCTTGCACAGCTTCGAAAGGTTATATACCTGGACGGCGCTCAGCCGCTCATCAAAAATGACCTTTTCGGGCTTTAGCTCCTCCACGAGGGCCGCGACCTCCTCTGCCTTGCCCCTCCCGATTGCGTAGGCCTTATCGGGCGTCCTCGCCTGCGTCACCTTAGCCAGGACCTCATAGCCCGCGGAGCGCGCCAGCTCCTCCAGCTCCTCCATGCCGCCTTCCGTTCCCTTATCAATCCTCTTGACCAGTATTGCCCCTTTCATGCAGCATCCTGTGCACTGCCAGCGAGACGTGGTGCGCCACCTCGATGGCCTTTCTTTCGCCCACGCTCTCCGCGTATTTGAACTTTCTCCCCAGGATTGCCTCGACCCGCCACTCCGGGGAGCTGTAGAACTCCCCGCGCTCCGCCAGTATAATGCCCTTATACCTGGAGCATGCCTTCTTTACAAGGTCTGCGATGGTATCCATGGAAACGTCGTCGGCCGCCTCTTTATAAATTCGCATGTCCTCTATCTTTTCCATATCGAAGGGGGATAGCGCGGCTAACACGGCGACGCAGACCAGGTGATACCGGCCGTCATCCAGCCGATGCCTACCCGATATGTCGACCGCAATGGCCTTCAAGCATGACACCTACAGCATCGTCACGGCCGTGCCCGCGAGCTCTTTTTCCACCAGCCCATCAACATCAAACTCGCCCTCAATACGCTTGACCTCCTCAAGCCTTCCATGAATGGATGGGTGGGCTGGGACGGCCCTGCAGCACGAGGCGGGCCTCACCGAAATATCATAAGTCCCAATCCTCCGGGCAAGCGCCACAATCTCGTCCTTATCAAACCCAATTAGAGGATGATAGATGGGAAAATCAATCATGTAGTGCTCTATCATGAGGTTATCAGAGGTCTGGGAGGCCACCTGGCCGAGCGACGAGCCGGTTATGATGCCATGTGCGCCCTCCCTTTTAGCTATCTCGACTGCCGTCCTGTACATCATGTGCTTGCAGAAGACGCAGGTATACTTGACGTTCCCCCGCCCGATGAACTCCCTCAGCGTGTCGCCATGGGGCACCTCATAGACCTTAAAATTATGGCCGGGCGCCCACTCCTTTAGCTTCTTTA from Methanocella conradii HZ254 harbors:
- a CDS encoding ABC transporter ATP-binding protein, which gives rise to MISVKGLSFSFFSSERKALDRVSLDIGDGEFVAITGPSGCGKSTLALAMGGYIPHVFQGRMQGSVTVDGRSTAEASLSELASTICIVQQDPESQLCTLNVSDEVSFGPENLGLGVEEVLKRVDESLALVGAIHLKDRQVYELSGGEKQRVAIASMLAMRPKALILDEPTSSLDPSCASSVLSAIERLRAETGMTIIVIEHKLNRLMRLADRLVVMDSGRVVADGVPDDAICRNYGRPMHARPKPAGDRKPAVEVSGLRASYGGVEVLHGVDLKAYPSEVLGIIGPNGSGKTTLLRILMGLHGYDSGKVTVLGLDPARARASGMARRCGLVFQNPNHQIFEKTVYDEAAFASRNLGLGGHETLVMGALERYGLACYAKAHPLGLSFGEKRRLNLCSILPHGPALILLDEPFVGQDYANVARMRAELLRLKEDGKAIILVSHDIDSVYKYCDRIVLLKDGKVLVDDTPEEAAVQIRAMGLTDYVPEGGLDEN
- a CDS encoding molybdopterin-dependent oxidoreductase — translated: MMKRAGIMLALIVISAAALGCASQKGLTFEVKGQVERPGTYDLNDYKDKMVTINARLDGEVTHLPARDYTGVPLRAVLKDAGVKGGATQITISASDGYRQAFELSNITASDDVILINDNDTVRVVAKGYPGGKWVEMVTSIEVT
- a CDS encoding ECF transporter S component, whose product is MAPKYYFTTRDLLTIAILASLGGVMSTYVGYLANVINRLVGVPYGAGQVVAGLHILWLILILALTGKKGSGILGGALKGFVEFISGSHLGLFVAFFSLVEGIFTEIGFWPFKKYRGLSYMAGGAMGAFAYVLAQQLANQVFDNVFLFGAVSLLSIFSGAVFAGYFGIGIVDSLEDAGIVRREIKQKKASRFTLARALAVLFVLAIAFSAIYYFALVRLKGDPLQFTVMGDVAYAKDYYQPAYSPYFVTINARLDGAVTHLPAQNYTGLPVRYVLEDARIGPDATMVDFVGSDGYTQTLNVSEAMEDDDLIIAQEDGSLRLVARGYPGQLWVSGLKMIKVY
- the ccsA gene encoding cytochrome c biogenesis protein CcsA; amino-acid sequence: MDALMLGCAGAFLAFMLAAGKGRLPRYFSFAGCLLLFASLGMRWYMLGRPPWATLYETAAILALVTGIAAAYWYMKGETRALYTPLAAITVLITAFSAASWKDGMAISPALDSGWLLIHVPLAILSYGMFAISCVASIALIALCILNGKDEQALKKLDSVSHACIAVGLALLMAGIIMGALWAKAAWGSYWSWDPKETWSLITAAIYAAYLIVRKTGISAEDAAFLSLLGFMAMLFTYLGVSYIIPGLHSYA
- a CDS encoding tetratricopeptide repeat protein, whose product is MAKEKKSAKAEKAPARKKAAQGKADLDEMFRAAVSKNESFEIGESEDYGRAIEHFNEVIRLLDAILAIDPEYRDAINYKGIMFVGCGRNEDAIKCFDQVLKLNPVDKEALNNKGIALYGLGRDEEALKCIEAAIAIDNRYADAYVNKAVILHALGRYEEADVFLRKARAFETLMS
- a CDS encoding histone family protein codes for the protein MMKELPVASVDRIIRNAGADRVSEDAKEALAAILEDYGMKVSVEAIKLCKHAGRKTVKEEDIKLASQRLH
- a CDS encoding ketopantoate reductase family protein, producing MRISVIGAGALGTFYSAMLSSSGQDVTLVCRERDVEALGRGVHVTGLLERTAHPRIAARPPPSDLIFVTVKTYDIGSAARGIHVEPDTLVVVIHNGLGGDEMAASILGKGHVAAGVSYSGVTFLEPGKVRLSGYTETVLGSVEPEVQKRLDVAKEALEKAGLMARITPDIRAAQWEKLYANIAINPITALTGLNNGAILEIPELEALAAEIVDEASMVSKALGIKTSIDPVENAFKVMRDTYNNRSSMLQDVTRGKRTEIDALNGKVCELGRAAGIPTPRNDTITALIKGIEKRHSS
- the hflX gene encoding GTPase HflX; the encoded protein is MKGAILVKRIDKGTEGGMEELEELARSAGYEVLAKVTQARTPDKAYAIGRGKAEEVAALVEELKPEKVIFDERLSAVQVYNLSKLCKVEVIDRFNLILEIFANRARTREAKLQVELARLIYERPKARMKVTLAKRGEQPGFRGLGRYQADVYESEITGRIAKIQAELEVIRKRQHETRKQRKEKGFDLVALAGYTNAGKSTLMNALVGESVAAKDQLFTTLVPTTRLLEIGQRRALLTDTVGFIKDLPHFMVEAFRSTLEEIYLADLIILVVDASEPPEALVEKLVTCHDTLWDEMGPVPVITALNKCDLISREELEERKRAIVHLAPHPVAISAKTGEGLDELKKKVGKYLPKWTFAEVVLPHTEEGLSTLSWLHDNAVVHHVKYDGGHIKVSVEARESVLERLAKRFEAIKDAVKP
- a CDS encoding DUF2209 domain-containing protein, which encodes MKAIAVDISGRHRLDDGRYHLVCVAVLAALSPFDMEKIEDMRIYKEAADDVSMDTIADLVKKACSRYKGIILAERGEFYSSPEWRVEAILGRKFKYAESVGERKAIEVAHHVSLAVHRMLHERGNTGQED